A window of the Butyricimonas virosa genome harbors these coding sequences:
- a CDS encoding site-specific integrase has product MITRVNISFFRYHSKETETGEAPLYCRLWHENKRKIFSIGFKVTRNKWNQNKQMATGKSEMAQRINTQMEVIKNKLVEIETRLIIEGSEDIVEDLYALYIGKTTVSRSFITLFEERYMAAKKMEGIKFKKSTLDKFKDVLELVRAYIKESYHAADIPMNKVNFKFISGLEDYLLSVRRQKPVTINKNMQRVKQVTTYAMRCNYIKMDPFIDHSPLKVEKELIFLTPEELHKLENYQFAQERLAKVRDLYLFSVYTGLAYHEAFALQKKHVIMAFDKKLWIEMKREKTGKAISVPLLPQAIQIIKKYDNGGDREAHVLPAISNQKINSYFKEIVEIVGINKKLTHHTARKIFATTILLYNDVPMEVVSKLLGHSSMAVTQKHYAKVVNKKVSACISNLERKLNYG; this is encoded by the coding sequence ATGATAACAAGAGTAAACATTTCATTTTTTAGGTATCATTCCAAGGAAACAGAAACAGGGGAAGCACCTCTTTATTGCAGGTTATGGCATGAGAACAAGAGAAAAATTTTCTCCATTGGGTTTAAAGTTACAAGAAACAAGTGGAACCAGAACAAGCAAATGGCCACTGGAAAGTCAGAAATGGCACAGAGAATTAACACACAGATGGAGGTTATAAAGAATAAACTTGTTGAGATTGAAACAAGATTAATCATTGAAGGATCTGAAGATATTGTGGAAGACCTCTATGCCCTGTACATTGGAAAAACAACTGTCAGCAGGTCATTCATAACCCTGTTTGAAGAGAGGTACATGGCTGCAAAGAAGATGGAGGGGATAAAGTTCAAGAAAAGCACACTGGACAAGTTTAAAGATGTGTTAGAACTGGTGAGGGCATACATCAAAGAATCATATCATGCAGCAGACATCCCCATGAACAAGGTCAATTTCAAGTTCATTTCTGGATTGGAAGACTACCTTCTCTCTGTCAGGAGGCAGAAACCTGTCACCATCAATAAAAATATGCAAAGGGTAAAGCAAGTCACCACCTATGCCATGAGGTGTAATTACATTAAAATGGATCCTTTTATTGATCATTCACCATTGAAAGTGGAGAAAGAGTTGATATTTTTAACTCCTGAAGAACTTCACAAGCTGGAAAATTACCAGTTTGCACAGGAAAGACTGGCAAAGGTGAGGGATTTATACTTGTTCAGTGTCTATACAGGCTTGGCTTATCATGAGGCATTTGCTTTGCAGAAAAAGCATGTTATAATGGCATTTGATAAAAAGTTATGGATTGAGATGAAAAGGGAGAAAACAGGGAAGGCTATCAGTGTTCCTTTATTACCACAAGCCATACAAATTATCAAGAAGTATGATAATGGTGGGGATAGAGAGGCTCATGTGCTACCAGCTATCAGCAACCAGAAGATTAATTCCTACTTTAAAGAGATTGTGGAAATTGTGGGTATTAACAAGAAACTCACCCATCATACAGCCAGAAAGATATTTGCAACCACAATATTGCTCTATAATGATGTGCCCATGGAGGTGGTTAGTAAATTGCTGGGACATTCATCAATGGCTGTCACACAAAAACACTATGCCAAGGTGGTCAACAAGAAAGTGAGTGCCTGTATTAGCAATTTGGAGAGAAAATTGAATTATGGGTAA
- a CDS encoding transposase, translated as MLENIMDTLHALVRKLVGHKESPSMGIIDFRSTKTSHHTDLTSKGIDGDTKIKGSKEHIVVDSLVLPLAVAVHEVILHDNKGASKVIEKMKYKLPRLTKILADGGYQGSLGDWVARKFSWAMEIVLRPNEYPDKFPVLPKRWIVERPFGECNLNCVSKKIND; from the coding sequence TTGCTTGAGAATATCATGGACACTTTGCACGCTCTCGTTAGGAAACTCGTTGGACACAAGGAGAGTCCGAGCATGGGGATCATTGATTTTAGGAGCACAAAGACATCGCATCATACGGACCTTACCAGCAAAGGTATTGATGGGGATACAAAGATCAAAGGTAGTAAAGAACATATTGTAGTTGACTCTCTTGTCCTTCCTTTGGCTGTTGCGGTCCACGAGGTAATCCTTCATGATAACAAGGGTGCATCGAAGGTTATCGAGAAGATGAAATACAAACTTCCGAGACTGACAAAGATTCTTGCCGATGGTGGATATCAAGGTTCTTTGGGGGACTGGGTTGCTAGAAAGTTTAGCTGGGCCATGGAGATCGTTCTCCGACCAAACGAATACCCTGACAAGTTTCCAGTTTTGCCTAAAAGATGGATCGTTGAACGACCTTTCGGAGAATGTAATTTAAACTGTGTCAGCAAAAAAATAAATGATTAA